One genomic segment of Desmodus rotundus isolate HL8 chromosome 5, HLdesRot8A.1, whole genome shotgun sequence includes these proteins:
- the LOC112319418 gene encoding putative speedy protein-like protein 3, whose translation MRSLLEVEAAAQESSSSASDSASTETICKLMSWKRGHQRAMWTVKHIEGTKLRMKKRRKPSYRPEDLEAFYRLLGVYSELWSAQGSSTLNSGGQWLRVTLKPPPPLGSYLLSMVVEYFGRVQLPGHLYNRIHFFLALYIASDMEEDSPTSKRSIFQFLLGKEHWPELYKEFQKLKMEFFHAMEYQARVTQELCEEIQAQKPHHWVWRRKRQCTP comes from the exons ATGAGGAGCTTGCTGGAGGTGGAGGCAG CTGCCCAGGAGAGCAGCTCCTCGGCCTCCGATTCAGCCTCCACAGAAACCATCTGCAAGCTGATGTCCTGGAAGAGGGGGCATCAGAGGGCCATGTGGACTGTCAAGCACATTGAGGGAACAAAACTCaggatgaagaagaggagaaaaccCAGTTACCGTCCTGAGGACCTAGAAGCATTCTACCGACTCCTGGGTGTGTACTCGGAGCTGTGGAGTGCTCAGGGCTCTTCCACACTGAACTCTGGGGGACAGTGGCTCCGGGTCACGCTcaaacctcccccacccctgggctct TACCTGCTGTCCATGGTGGTGGAGTACTTCGGCCGCGTCCAGCTGCCAGGACATCTCTACAATAGGATCCACTTCTTCCTGGCCCT CTACATCGCCTCTGACATGGAGGAGGACAGCCCCACTTCCAAGCGCAGCATATTCCAGTTTCTGCTGGGCAAGGAGCACTGGCCAGAGCTCTACAAGGAGTTCCAGAAGCTGAAGATGGAGTTTTTCCACGCGATGGAGTACCAAGCCCGGGTCACCCAAGAGCTGTGTGAGGAG ATCCAGGCCCAGAAACCACATCACTGGGTCTGGAGGCGGAAGCGCCAGTGCACCCCCTAG